Proteins encoded in a region of the Plasmodium berghei ANKA genome assembly, chromosome: 1 genome:
- a CDS encoding long chain polyunsaturated fatty acid elongation enzyme, putative produces MAFNILFLNNFGERILQYFNASLKPGRRVTKNWFMINPTQFFIVFFAYIIFIFIAYIYKSLYATHQNPDKLSKIKSSSKNKNSRCYIAIEKLVPIYNLIQVLLSALICVLTIYNARKRGFSLFYNYVDFSKTNIAFWCWLFYLNKIFDFVDTILIAIKQNWNQFSFLHVYHHISIFLIMWINTSIGYDGDVYYIIVSNSFVHFIMYTYYFFTSLKYKIPVYLKSCVTYIQMLQFVSMILPGFCVFFLKYKTPHPIRLVGLCFYYCISLLILFCHFSYKTYIRPKKKVA; encoded by the exons ATGGCattcaatatattatttttaaataattttggaGAGAGGattttacaatattttaatgCATCGTTGAAGCCGGGAAGAAGAGTTACTAAAAATTGGTTTATGATAAATCCaacacaattttttatagtttttttcgcatatattatttttatttttattgcatatatatataagtcTTTATATGCTACACATCAAAATCCTGATAAActatcaaaaataaaatcaagttcaaaaaataaaaattctcGATGCTACATAGCAATCGAAAAGCTAGTCCCtatatacaatttaatACAA gtATTATTGAGTGCTCTTATATGTGTCTTAACAATTTATAATGCAAGAAAACGAGgtttttcacttttttataattacgtagatttttcaaaaacaaatattgcATTCTGGTGTTGGCTATTTTACTT aaataaaatatttgattttgtcgatacaatattaattgctattaaacaaaattgGAATCAATTCTCGTTTTTGCATGTTTATCACCACATTTCAATCTTTCTAATTATGTGGATAAACACAAGTATTGGATATGACGGTGATgtgtattatataatagtatCCAA CTCATTTGTGCACTTCATTATGTATACGTACTACTTCTTTACAagtttaaaatataaaataccAGTTTATTTGAAATCGTGTGTTACCTATATCCAGATGCTACAA TTTGTTTCAATGATATTGCCAGGATTTTgtgttttctttttaaaatataaaacccCCCACCCAATTAGATTAGTAGGATTATGTTTCTACTATTGTATTTcccttttaattttattttgccatttttcatataaaacatatatacgccccaaaaaaaaagttgcataa
- a CDS encoding RNA-binding protein, putative → MSFNFSIANVVYVKNLSANVSEEDIREKFKECDEIISVVFKNFPGKDQKYCQIEFKTSEGITKSSRLNGELLLNIPMNVTVIEPILQSQSFSEISNINEYDKNINNNDYNNSQYQKLQNLLVQNQVISEQKKKLVDFQNELNEKNKKFDVFSKIIYMENVPKKYTDNDVIEFFKNVGKTTNYKFLYNEETNMNTVYVEFINEENTKAALNLNGTKIEDKEVIIKDAYSILNQNDNSLKTQLSICNNLNKKMNNDKNIINKQSNVNEKVEKVLALKEKLTLKLCAMYNPNLLLVNNLMQANQLLLASSLNNTSSNNNIKKENEKNDKNESDLTITQKEFKPGDKRTDADTSDDEKKIYIKKKQKKNTKYSSNYHSPNTSDESDVKKSDHISSKSQSSRSKSSSRSKSSSSGSSIRRRSKSKIRRKNIDKRHNSRKRDKIKKRSSSSSSNYSKSDPSSSYDSGKHTDRDKYRSQRHKKKRRKNSKGNYDSSDTYSHSSHSSKRKQRKSNNDKPWWIKESEKMEIRKRMKEKYRREMLYRHKHKEKSRYRHKDRDKDKEKDRNRDRDKR, encoded by the exons atgaGTTTCAATTTTAGCATAGCTAATGTagtatatgtaaaaaacCTTTCTGCGAATGTATCAGAAGAAGATATAAGGgaaaaatttaaagaatgcgatgaaataattagtgttgtatttaaaaa cTTCCCTGGAAAAGATCAAAAATATTGCCAAATAGAATTTAAGACTTCAGAAGGAATAACAAAATCGTCAAGATTAAATGGGGAACTTTTATTGAATATCCCAATGAATGTTACTGTTATTGAACCCATTTTACAATCACAATCTTTTAGTGAAATAtcaaatattaatgaatatgataaaaatataaataataatgattacAATAATTCTCAATATCAG AAATTGCAAAATCTTCTTGTACAAAACCAAGTTATTTCAGAGCAAAAGAAAAAACTTGTTGATTttcaaaatgaattaaatgaaaaaaataaaaaatttgacGTATTCtcgaaaattatatatatggaaaatGTCCCCAAAAAG TATACTGATAATGATGTAATagaatttttcaaaaatgtGGGAAAAACTACGAATTACAAGTTTCTATATAATGAGGAAACAAATATGAATACTGTATATGTtgaatttataaatgaagaaaatacaAAAGCAGCTTTAAATTTAAACGGAACAAAAATAGAAGATAAAGAAGTAATTATTAAAGATGCATATAGTATTCTTAATCAAAATGATAACTCATTAAAAACCCAATTATCTATTTGtaacaatttaaataaaaaaatgaataatgataaaaatataataaataaacaaagtAATGTAAATGAAAAAGTCGAAAAAGTTTTAgctttaaaagaaaaattaacacTTAAATTATGTGCTATGTATAAtccaaatttattattagtgAATAATCTTATGCAAGCTAACCAATTATTATTAGCAAGTTCACTAAACAATACTTcaagtaataataatataaagaaagaaaacgaaaaaaacgataaaaatgaatctGATTTAACAATTACTCAAAAAGAATTCAAACCTGGTGATAAAAGAACTGATGCAGATACAAGTGacgatgaaaaaaaaatatatataaaaaaaaaacagaaaaaaaatactaaatATAGTAGCAATTATCATTCTCCAAACACAAGTGATGAATCCGACGTAAAGAAATCAGACCACATTTCATCCAAAAGTCAAAGTAGCAGAAGCAAAAGCAGTAGTAGAAGCAAAAGCAGTAGCAGTGGAAGTAGCATCAGAAGAAGAAGCAAATCGAAAATacgaagaaaaaatattgataaaaGACATAATAGCAGAAAAAGagacaaaataaaaaaacgaagCTCAAGTTCGAGTTCGAATTATAGCAAAAGTGATCCATCAAGCTCTTATGATTCTGGAAAACATACTGATAGGGATAAATATCGAAGTCAAagacacaaaaaaaaacgaagaAAAAACTCAAAAGGAAATTATGATAGCTCTGATACTTATAGCCATTCTTCACATTCttcaaaaagaaaacaaagAAAATCGAATAATGATAAACCATGGTGGATAAAAGAGTCagaaaaaatggaaattcGGAAAAGaatgaaagaaaaatatcGACGCGAAATGTTATATAGGCATAAACATAAAGAAAAATCACGATACAGACATAAAGACAGAGACAAggataaagaaaaagataGAAATAGGGATCGGGATAAGAGATAG